AGCGTCGTAATATGAAAATTTCTGTAATCGGCATCGGCAAAGTAGGTTCAACCATCAGCTTTGTCCTGGCGAAAGAAGGGTTAGCCTCCGAATTAGTTCTCTATAACCGCACTAGGACTATCGCCCATGCCGAGGCCATTGATATTCAGCAAGCCGTCGCGCTGACCCCCTATCGGCTAATGGTTCGGGATGGCGATCTTGAGGACACCGCTGGGTCGGACATTATCGTCATTGCTGCGAGTGCTCCTATGCCCAAGCAGATGCAGGCCCGCAGTGCCTTGCTGGCAAAGAACATTCAGATTATGCACACTCTAATCCCACCGCTTCTCAATCACAGTCCGAATGCCATCTTTATCAATATCAGCAATCCCGTTGACGCCCTAACCTATGAGATTTTGCAAATTATCCGGCAGCATACCCATCACAACCCTTGGCAACGCGTCATCGGCACTGGCACTTTGATAGACTCTGCCCGGTTTCGGGACCTGTTATCCGCTCAGTTGGGCATCCATTCTTCTGATATCAACGCCTATATCCTGGGGGAGCATGGAGACAGCCAGTTTGCCGCCCTCAGTTCCGCCATGATTGGGGGGGAATTAATTGATGCCAACCCATTACGCCAACAGATGGTCGAAGACGCCAAACGATCTGCCTGGACCATCTTCCAAGCCAAAGGCTATACCAACTACACCGTCGCGTTGGCTGTAGAAATGATTGTGTCCAGCATCGTCGAGGATTTGCGACATACCCTACCTGTTAGTGTTTTGATTGATGGGTATTGTGATGTTTCCGATTGCTGCCTTAGTGTTCCTTGTATCGTGGGTCGAGACGGGGTGCATCGCCGGATAAAAACCCAACTGAATGCCGAAGAAGTACGGGCTTTTCAAAAGTGTGCCCATCAAGTTAAACAGCAGATCCAAGCGTGTTACCAACCTTCAGCAGAAGATTGATGGACCTCCATCCAGAACGCTTATTGGGGAGAAACGACCCTGGAAATTACTAGTTTTCTCCCCCAGCCGGATCAGCGGCAGTTAACCTACGCTAAGTATGGTGAACCCGGGAGTATTCCGTGTGAAATGATGAGCTTATTTCTAAAATTCGAGTCTCATGCTTTGCATCTCCAACCCCTACCTGACAAGGTTTATAGTCATTTGACAACAGCAGCCGTTACGATTGGAAAGTTTGCGAGGGCTTCTGATTCTCTGAATTGTCTCTAAAGCTTTGCCGATACGCTCAGAGTCTTAAATTTTGGCCCCCAAAGCTTTGAGTGT
The genomic region above belongs to Acaryochloris sp. CCMEE 5410 and contains:
- a CDS encoding malate dehydrogenase; the encoded protein is MKISVIGIGKVGSTISFVLAKEGLASELVLYNRTRTIAHAEAIDIQQAVALTPYRLMVRDGDLEDTAGSDIIVIAASAPMPKQMQARSALLAKNIQIMHTLIPPLLNHSPNAIFINISNPVDALTYEILQIIRQHTHHNPWQRVIGTGTLIDSARFRDLLSAQLGIHSSDINAYILGEHGDSQFAALSSAMIGGELIDANPLRQQMVEDAKRSAWTIFQAKGYTNYTVALAVEMIVSSIVEDLRHTLPVSVLIDGYCDVSDCCLSVPCIVGRDGVHRRIKTQLNAEEVRAFQKCAHQVKQQIQACYQPSAED